One Coffea arabica cultivar ET-39 chromosome 5e, Coffea Arabica ET-39 HiFi, whole genome shotgun sequence DNA segment encodes these proteins:
- the LOC113690281 gene encoding proline--tRNA ligase, cytoplasmic-like isoform X1, translated as MAGKEAKGADGGAKGGSNKGKKKEVKKETGLGLTNKKDENFGEWYSEVVVSGEMIEYYDISGCYILRPWAMSIWEIMQEFFDAEIKKMKIKNCYFPLFVSPGVLEKEKDHVEGFAPEVAWVTKSGKSDLEVPIAIRPTSETAMYPYYSKWIRGHRDLPLRLNQWCNVVRWEFSNPTPFIRSREFLWQEGHTAFATKEEADAEVLDILELYRRIYEEFLAVPVIKGKKSELEKFAGGLYTTTVEAFIPNTGRGIQGATSHCLGQNFAKMFEINFENEKGEKAMVWQNSWAYTTRTIGVMIMVHGDDKGLVLPPKVAATQVIVIPVPYKDADTQGILDACAATVKTLSESGIRAEADFRDNYSPGWKYSHWEMKGIPLRIEIGPKDLANKQVRVVRRDNSAKSDIPMDSLVEKVREVLDEIQQSLFSVAKQKKETCIKVVKTWEEFLEALSQKKLILAPWCDEEEVEKSVKERTKGEMGAVKTLCSPFDQPELPEGTLCFASGKPAKKWSYWGRSY; from the exons ATGGCTGGTAAGGAAGCCAAGGGTGCTGATGGTGGTGCCAAGGGTGGTAGTAATA AGGGTAAAAAGAAGGAAGTGAAAAAGGAGACTGGTCTTGGTCTCACCAACAAGAAGGATGAGAATTTTGGAGAGTGGTACTCTGAG GTAGTTGTTAGTGGTGAAATGATCGAGTATTATGACATTTCTGGCTGTTACATCCTACGGCCATGGGCGATGTCCATTTGGGAGATCATGCAA GAATTCTTTGATGCTGAAATTAAGAAAATGAAGATTAAGAACTGTTACTTCCCACTTTTTGTGTCGCCTGGTGTTCTAGAAAAAGAGAAGGATCACGTTGAGGGGTTTGCACCTGAG GTTGCCTGGGTTACCAAGTCAGGGAAATCTGATTTGGAAGTTCCAATTGCTATTCGTCCAACTAGTGAAACTGCCATGTATCCTTATTACTCTAAATGGATAAGGGGACACCGAGACTTACCTTTGAGGCTCAATCAATGGTGCAATGTTGTAAGATGGGAGTTCAGCAATCCTACTCCATTTATCAG GAGTCGTGAGTTTCTTTGGCAAGAAGGGCATACTGCTTTTGCTACAAAGGAGGAGGCAGATGCTGAG gttctaGATATATTAGAGCTCTATAGACGTATATATGAAGAGTTCTTGGCTGTTCCCGTTATAAAGGGGAAGAAAAGTGAGCTGGAGAAATTTGCTGGTGGACTGTATACTACAACTGTTGAG GCTTTTATTCCAAATACTGGCCGAGGTATTCAAGGAGCAACATCCCACTGCTTGGGACAAAATTTTGCGAAAATGTTTGAGATTAACTTTGAAAATGAGAAGGGGGAAAAGGCTATGGTCTGGCAGAATTCCTGGGCGTACACCACCCGAACA ATTGGGGTGATGATAATGGTTCATGGCGATGATAAAGGCCTGGTGCTGCCTCCAAAAGTTGCAGCAACCCAAGTAATTGTAATTCCAGTGCCCTACAAGGATGCTGATACTCAAGGGATCTTAGATGCATGTGCCGCAACAGTGAAAACATTGTCTGAATCAGGTATTCGTGCTGAAGCAGACTTCAGAGACAATTATTCTCCAGGCTGGAAGTATTCACATTGGGAGATGAAGGGCATCCCTCTCAGGATTGAAATAGGGCCAAAGGACCTTGCTAATAAGCAG GTGCGTGTTGTACGCCGGGATAATTCGGCTAAATCTGATATCCCCATGGATAGCTTGGTTGAAAAGGTAAGAGAAGTGCTGGATGAAATCCAGCAAAGCCTGTTCAGTGTTgcgaaacaaaagaaagaaacgtgCATCAAGGTTGTAAAAACTTGGGAGGAGTTCCTTGAAGCTCTGAGCCAAAAGAAACTGATTTTGGCTCCATGGTGCGATGAAGAG GAGGTGGAGAAGTCTGTTAAAGAACGGACGAAAGGGGAAATGGGAGCGGTCAAGACCCTCTGCTCTCCATTTGACCAGCCAGAGTTGCCAGAAGGGACTTTGTGCTTTGCCTCGGGAAAACCAGCCAAGAAGTGGAGTTACTGGGGGCGCAGCTATTAG
- the LOC113690280 gene encoding 2,3-bisphosphoglycerate-independent phosphoglycerate mutase, with amino-acid sequence MGSSGFSWKLNDHPKLPKGKVIAMVVLDGWGEANPNQYNCIHVAETPVMDSLKNGAPEKWRLVKAHGKAVGLPTDDDMGNSEVGHNALGAGRIYAQGAKLVDLALESGKIYDDEGFKYIKESFETGTLHLIGLLSDGGVHSRLDQLQLVLKGASERGAKRIRVHALTDGRDVLDGSSVGFMETLENDLAKLREKGIDAQVASGGGRMYVTMDRYENDWDVVKRGWDAQVLGEAPHKFTNAVEAVKKLREEPKANDQYLPPFVIVDENGKSVGPILDGDAVVTLNFRADRMVMLAKALEYEDFDKFDRVRFPKIRYAGMLQYDGELKLPSHYLVSPPEIERTSGEYLVHNGVSTFACSETVKFGHVTFFWNGNRSGYFDPSKEEYVEIPSDSGITFNVKPKMKALEIAEKARDAILSGKFHQVRVNLPNSDMVGHTGDIEATVVACKAADDAVKMILDAIEQVGGIYVVTADHGNAEDMVKRNKKGEPLLDKNGNVQILTSHTLEPVPIAIGGPGLAPGVKFRQGLPGAGLANVAATVMNLHGYEAPSDYEPTLIEVVDN; translated from the exons atgggTAGCTCAGGATTTTCATGGAAATTGAACGATCACCCGAAGCTTCCCAAAGGGAAGGTTATTGCAATGGTGGTTTTGGATGGATGGGGTGAAGCCAATCCCAATCAATACAATTGTATCCATGTTGCCGAAACTCCTGTCATGGATTCCCTCAAGAAT GGTGCTCCTGAGAAGTGGAGATTGGTGAAGGCTCACGGGAAAGCTGTGGGGCTGCCCACGGATGATGATATGGGGAATAGCGAGGTTGGTCATAACGCCCTTGGTGCTGGCAGGATCTATGCTCAAGG AGCAAAACTTGTTGATTTAGCTCTTGAGTCTGGAAAGATATATGATGATGAAGGTTTCAAATATATCAAGGAATCTTTTGAAACTGGAACATTACACCTCATAGGGCTGTTGAGTGATGGCGGTGTCCACTCTAGGCTTGACCAGTTACAG CTTGTGCTTAAAGGTGCCAGTGAGCGTGGTGCCAAAAGAATTCGGGTCCATGCTCTTACTGATGGACGTGATGTCTTGGATGGTTCAAGTGTAGGCTTTATGGAAACTCTTGAGAATGATCTTGCTAAATTGCGAGAGAAAGGTATTGATGCACAGGTTGCATCTGGTGGCGGGCGAATGTATGTCACAATGGATCGTTATGAG AATGATTGGGATGTTGTTAAACGAGGTTGGGATGCCCAAGTTCTTGGTGAAGCTCCACATAAGTTTACAAATGCTGTTGAGGCTGTCAAGAAGCTAAGGGAGGAACCCAAGGCCAACGACCAGTACTTACCTCCATTTGTTATTGTTGATGAGAATGGAAAGTCTGTTGGTCCAATTTTGGATGGTGATGCTGTTGTCACTCTCAACTTCCGCGCAGATCGCATGGTTATGTTAGCCAAGGCCCTCGAGTATGAAGACTTTGATAAATTTGACAGAGTTCGATTCCCTAAAATTCGTTATGCTGGAATGCTTCAGTATGATGGTGAACTGAAGCTTCCCAGTCACTACCTGGTTTCTCCTCCTGAGATTGAGAGGACATCTGGTGAATATTTAGTGCATAATGGCGTTAGTACTTTTGCTTGCAG CGAAACTGTTAAATTTGGACATGTCACCTTTTTCTGGAATGGGAATCGGTCTGGTTATTTTGACCCATCAAAGGAGGAATATGTTGAAATTCCTAGTGATAGTGGAATCACCTTCAATGTCAAGCCAAAGATGAAGGCTTTGGAGATCGCAGAGAAGGCCAGAGATGCTATTCTCAGCGGCAAGTTCCACCAG GTACGAGTGAACCTACCAAATAGTGACATGGTTGGGCATACAGGTGATATTGAAGCAACAGTTGTGGCTTGCAAGGCAGCAGATGATGCTGTAAAG ATGATCCTTGATGCAATTGAGCAAGTGGGTGGAATATATGTTGTAACTGCTGATCATGGAAATGCTGAGGATATGGTGAAGAGAAACAAGAAAGGGGAACCTCTTCTGGACAAGAATGGCAACGTTCAAATTCTTACCTCTCACACACTGGAGCCG GTACCCATTGCAATTGGTGGTCCTGGATTGGCACCAGGGGTGAAATTCCGTCAAGGTCTCCCTGGTGCTGGCCTGGCTAATGTTGCTGCAACTGTCATGAACTTGCATGGCTACGAGGCACCTAGTGACTATGAGCCAACCCTAATTGAGGTAGTTGACAATTAG
- the LOC113690281 gene encoding proline--tRNA ligase, cytoplasmic-like isoform X2, giving the protein MAGKEAKGADGGAKGGSNKGKKKEVKKETGLGLTNKKDENFGEWYSEEFFDAEIKKMKIKNCYFPLFVSPGVLEKEKDHVEGFAPEVAWVTKSGKSDLEVPIAIRPTSETAMYPYYSKWIRGHRDLPLRLNQWCNVVRWEFSNPTPFIRSREFLWQEGHTAFATKEEADAEVLDILELYRRIYEEFLAVPVIKGKKSELEKFAGGLYTTTVEAFIPNTGRGIQGATSHCLGQNFAKMFEINFENEKGEKAMVWQNSWAYTTRTIGVMIMVHGDDKGLVLPPKVAATQVIVIPVPYKDADTQGILDACAATVKTLSESGIRAEADFRDNYSPGWKYSHWEMKGIPLRIEIGPKDLANKQVRVVRRDNSAKSDIPMDSLVEKVREVLDEIQQSLFSVAKQKKETCIKVVKTWEEFLEALSQKKLILAPWCDEEEVEKSVKERTKGEMGAVKTLCSPFDQPELPEGTLCFASGKPAKKWSYWGRSY; this is encoded by the exons ATGGCTGGTAAGGAAGCCAAGGGTGCTGATGGTGGTGCCAAGGGTGGTAGTAATA AGGGTAAAAAGAAGGAAGTGAAAAAGGAGACTGGTCTTGGTCTCACCAACAAGAAGGATGAGAATTTTGGAGAGTGGTACTCTGAG GAATTCTTTGATGCTGAAATTAAGAAAATGAAGATTAAGAACTGTTACTTCCCACTTTTTGTGTCGCCTGGTGTTCTAGAAAAAGAGAAGGATCACGTTGAGGGGTTTGCACCTGAG GTTGCCTGGGTTACCAAGTCAGGGAAATCTGATTTGGAAGTTCCAATTGCTATTCGTCCAACTAGTGAAACTGCCATGTATCCTTATTACTCTAAATGGATAAGGGGACACCGAGACTTACCTTTGAGGCTCAATCAATGGTGCAATGTTGTAAGATGGGAGTTCAGCAATCCTACTCCATTTATCAG GAGTCGTGAGTTTCTTTGGCAAGAAGGGCATACTGCTTTTGCTACAAAGGAGGAGGCAGATGCTGAG gttctaGATATATTAGAGCTCTATAGACGTATATATGAAGAGTTCTTGGCTGTTCCCGTTATAAAGGGGAAGAAAAGTGAGCTGGAGAAATTTGCTGGTGGACTGTATACTACAACTGTTGAG GCTTTTATTCCAAATACTGGCCGAGGTATTCAAGGAGCAACATCCCACTGCTTGGGACAAAATTTTGCGAAAATGTTTGAGATTAACTTTGAAAATGAGAAGGGGGAAAAGGCTATGGTCTGGCAGAATTCCTGGGCGTACACCACCCGAACA ATTGGGGTGATGATAATGGTTCATGGCGATGATAAAGGCCTGGTGCTGCCTCCAAAAGTTGCAGCAACCCAAGTAATTGTAATTCCAGTGCCCTACAAGGATGCTGATACTCAAGGGATCTTAGATGCATGTGCCGCAACAGTGAAAACATTGTCTGAATCAGGTATTCGTGCTGAAGCAGACTTCAGAGACAATTATTCTCCAGGCTGGAAGTATTCACATTGGGAGATGAAGGGCATCCCTCTCAGGATTGAAATAGGGCCAAAGGACCTTGCTAATAAGCAG GTGCGTGTTGTACGCCGGGATAATTCGGCTAAATCTGATATCCCCATGGATAGCTTGGTTGAAAAGGTAAGAGAAGTGCTGGATGAAATCCAGCAAAGCCTGTTCAGTGTTgcgaaacaaaagaaagaaacgtgCATCAAGGTTGTAAAAACTTGGGAGGAGTTCCTTGAAGCTCTGAGCCAAAAGAAACTGATTTTGGCTCCATGGTGCGATGAAGAG GAGGTGGAGAAGTCTGTTAAAGAACGGACGAAAGGGGAAATGGGAGCGGTCAAGACCCTCTGCTCTCCATTTGACCAGCCAGAGTTGCCAGAAGGGACTTTGTGCTTTGCCTCGGGAAAACCAGCCAAGAAGTGGAGTTACTGGGGGCGCAGCTATTAG